A genomic stretch from Chitinophaga lutea includes:
- a CDS encoding FecR family protein, whose amino-acid sequence MTQQQLPHQIAELIVKHYAGGISPEEQQRLNAWLVEDERHRALFDSFRHPAALEKDMAFFDSLDLDADWEAVAVRAGYNTQRTGNRRRIWYWSAAAAVLLGAGVFLLWPSGQRNEQRTALAGPPVITPQPGGNKAMLQLSNGKTVTLGQLADTVLSEGGSRISGNNGQLVYDAAGAEEVTYNTLSTPKGGQFRLTLADGTAVWLNASSSIRFPTRFTDNDRTVELTGEGYFEVTKDHKPFFVSVNGVKIVVLGTRFNVMAYNGITRTTLTEGAVKIQLPGNRAWQLKPGQQALVQDNNDVKVMPADIDKALAWKNGLFYFKDDAMADIIAQIARWYDVEVVVKGPLPARLFSGNVRRQASLTQVLDMLHYVSGAQCSVEGNTVTIQF is encoded by the coding sequence ATGACACAGCAGCAACTGCCGCACCAGATCGCGGAACTCATTGTAAAACATTATGCCGGCGGCATTTCGCCGGAAGAACAACAGCGGCTCAACGCCTGGCTGGTGGAAGATGAACGGCACCGTGCCTTGTTCGATTCATTCCGGCATCCGGCAGCCCTCGAAAAGGACATGGCTTTTTTCGACAGCCTCGACCTCGACGCGGATTGGGAAGCCGTTGCCGTGCGCGCCGGGTACAACACGCAGCGCACCGGTAACCGCCGCCGTATATGGTACTGGTCGGCCGCGGCCGCCGTTTTACTGGGGGCGGGCGTGTTCCTGCTCTGGCCTTCGGGGCAGCGGAATGAACAACGAACAGCGCTCGCCGGGCCCCCGGTAATCACCCCCCAGCCCGGCGGCAACAAGGCGATGCTGCAGCTTTCCAACGGCAAAACCGTGACCCTCGGCCAGCTGGCCGACACGGTGCTGAGCGAAGGCGGGTCGCGCATCAGCGGCAACAACGGGCAACTGGTGTACGATGCGGCGGGTGCGGAAGAGGTGACCTACAACACACTCTCCACCCCCAAAGGCGGGCAGTTCCGGCTCACCCTCGCAGACGGCACGGCCGTGTGGCTCAACGCCTCTTCTTCCATCCGTTTCCCCACGCGCTTTACGGACAACGACCGTACCGTGGAATTGACCGGGGAAGGGTATTTCGAAGTAACCAAAGATCATAAGCCCTTCTTCGTATCGGTGAACGGCGTGAAGATCGTGGTGCTCGGCACCCGTTTCAACGTGATGGCCTACAACGGCATCACCCGCACCACCCTCACCGAAGGCGCCGTTAAAATACAACTGCCCGGCAACCGCGCCTGGCAGCTCAAACCCGGCCAGCAGGCGCTGGTACAGGATAACAACGACGTGAAGGTGATGCCCGCGGACATCGACAAGGCGCTGGCCTGGAAAAACGGCCTCTTCTATTTCAAAGACGACGCCATGGCCGACATCATCGCGCAGATCGCGCGGTGGTACGATGTGGAAGTGGTGGTAAAAGGCCCCCTGCCCGCCCGCCTCTTTTCCGGCAACGTCCGCAGGCAGGCTTCCCTCACCCAGGTGCTCGACATGCTCCATTACGTGAGCGGCGCGCAGTGTAGCGTGGAAGGCAATACCGTGACTATTCAGTTCTGA
- a CDS encoding RNA polymerase sigma-70 factor: MTAETLFRQYYARLCHYAFQFTGDAEQARDIAQEAFVGYLARQDEVSVHPDAIRNFLYTSVRHACLNVLRHHKVVEKFVQEQTAAAPVDAGAMQAIIRTEVLAAVHEALQSLPEECGRIVRMGYIDGLKNQQIARQLNISINTVKTQKRRGLQLLRLRLPPETYLLLLYLLTRD, encoded by the coding sequence ATGACAGCGGAAACGCTGTTCAGGCAATATTATGCCCGCCTGTGCCACTATGCCTTCCAGTTTACCGGCGATGCCGAACAGGCGCGCGACATTGCGCAGGAGGCATTCGTCGGCTACCTCGCCCGCCAGGACGAAGTGTCCGTTCACCCCGACGCCATCCGCAATTTCCTTTATACCTCCGTCCGCCATGCCTGTCTCAATGTACTGCGGCATCATAAGGTAGTGGAGAAGTTCGTGCAGGAACAGACCGCGGCCGCTCCTGTAGATGCGGGCGCCATGCAGGCCATCATCCGCACCGAAGTGCTGGCCGCGGTGCACGAGGCGCTGCAGAGCCTGCCGGAGGAATGTGGCCGCATCGTGCGCATGGGGTATATCGACGGCCTCAAAAACCAGCAGATTGCCCGGCAGCTGAACATCAGCATCAACACGGTGAAAACCCAGAAACGGCGCGGCCTCCAGTTATTGAGGCTGCGGCTCCCGCCTGAAACGTACCTGCTGCTTTTGTATCTGCTTACGCGGGATTGA
- a CDS encoding FecR family protein, whose product MSHDHSARIRELFEKIQHNTATAEELRQFIALTEEADQQQLLPSQEWEQAAPQPLPTQLEQRLIRKAAPKKPLLRRLLPYAAAAAVVTAALIQVFRPAQTAPETWATAYANDGEIKKVMLPDSSMVTLNARSGIRYNTSAENRTVHLEGQAFFDVRADQQRPFIVCSGELSTQVLGTSFDVKAYANEKPQVAVLTGKVKVADQHGHNIVLAQGDQAQYNTGATAFNRFRADTAQMSSWQQGIINMNNKTLQEVSAELERWYSVRIVLETPGIGAHVLSGTQVNASLASTLESVCFIFNLQYSQDGTMVRIRKK is encoded by the coding sequence ATGAGTCACGACCATTCCGCGCGTATCCGGGAATTATTCGAAAAGATCCAGCACAACACCGCCACGGCCGAAGAACTGCGCCAGTTCATCGCCCTCACGGAAGAAGCCGACCAGCAACAGCTGCTGCCGTCACAGGAGTGGGAACAGGCCGCCCCGCAACCTTTGCCGACGCAGCTGGAACAGCGCCTCATCCGCAAGGCAGCGCCCAAAAAGCCGTTGCTGCGCCGCCTGCTCCCCTACGCCGCAGCCGCGGCAGTGGTCACGGCCGCCCTTATCCAGGTGTTCCGGCCGGCGCAGACGGCGCCGGAAACATGGGCCACGGCCTATGCGAACGACGGGGAGATCAAAAAAGTGATGCTGCCGGACAGTTCCATGGTAACACTGAACGCCCGCTCCGGCATCCGCTACAACACCTCGGCCGAAAACCGGACCGTGCACCTCGAAGGACAGGCATTCTTCGACGTACGGGCCGACCAGCAGCGCCCCTTCATCGTGTGCAGCGGGGAACTGAGCACGCAGGTGCTCGGCACTTCCTTCGACGTAAAGGCCTATGCCAACGAAAAACCGCAGGTGGCGGTACTGACGGGTAAAGTAAAGGTAGCCGACCAGCATGGCCACAACATCGTGCTGGCGCAGGGCGACCAGGCGCAGTACAACACCGGCGCCACCGCGTTCAACCGCTTCCGGGCAGACACGGCGCAGATGAGCAGCTGGCAGCAGGGCATCATCAACATGAACAACAAAACGCTGCAGGAAGTAAGCGCCGAACTGGAACGCTGGTACAGCGTGCGCATCGTGCTGGAAACACCCGGCATCGGCGCTCATGTATTATCCGGCACCCAGGTGAACGCTTCGCTGGCCAGCACCCTGGAATCCGTTTGTTTCATCTTCAACCTGCAGTACTCGCAGGATGGCACTATGGTTCGTATCCGCAAAAAATAA
- a CDS encoding RagB/SusD family nutrient uptake outer membrane protein → MNIKHFTLLFMAAVSLSPACNKDFLNQVPDDRITIDQVFQRRKYSEEYLANIYNTLPNDSYRNTSPWEGMSDDADITYDRPGSGYDSYPANLGNWNAASNYFNYWPKYYQGIRSATYFMSRIGENTEIKQLPNGAALIEQYKAEARALRAYYYFCLLRQYGPVILLGDTPIAGDLAPSAEEMQLPRSSYDECVDYIVSQLDLAAQNLPKHFTAQSETDYGRVTQAFCKAVKSQVLLYAASPQFNGNTDYAGFKNKDGKQLISQQYDANKWKRAADAAKELMTGFGLALYRKNDAAGNFDPYLSTRDVFLDPWNSEVIFARTTNGLSAWERSTSPRLCNGFAAVAVTQQLVDEFEMENGKGIKEAGSGYVETGFSAAATKYALKGTYNMYVGREPRFYVNVSYNGSPWINTSEGTKIIETYFTGNTGKKGSWDFPRTGYIARKNIHPNSNPRITQYVARPFVMMRYAEIVLNYIEALNEYAPGNAEILQYLNEIRSRAGLPAVAAGLGQADMRTKIRHERRVELCLENLRYFDTRRWKIAEQTDGGPFYGMNVEAGTKLTDLVFYQRTVFERRVFLKNYYLHPIPQSEMDRDPNLVQNPGW, encoded by the coding sequence ATGAATATAAAACATTTCACCCTGCTCTTTATGGCCGCCGTGTCGCTCTCGCCGGCCTGCAACAAGGACTTCCTGAACCAGGTGCCGGACGACCGCATTACCATCGACCAGGTTTTCCAGCGCAGGAAATACTCCGAAGAATACCTGGCCAACATTTATAATACGCTGCCGAACGACTCCTACCGGAACACCTCTCCCTGGGAAGGCATGTCTGACGACGCGGACATCACCTACGACCGGCCCGGTTCCGGCTACGACTCCTATCCCGCCAACCTTGGCAACTGGAACGCGGCCTCCAACTATTTCAACTACTGGCCCAAGTACTACCAGGGCATCCGCTCGGCTACCTATTTCATGTCGCGCATCGGTGAAAACACCGAAATAAAACAGCTGCCCAACGGCGCTGCGCTGATCGAGCAATACAAAGCCGAAGCCCGTGCCCTGCGCGCGTATTATTACTTCTGCCTGCTGCGCCAGTACGGCCCGGTGATCTTGCTGGGCGACACGCCCATCGCCGGCGACCTTGCTCCTTCCGCCGAAGAAATGCAACTGCCTCGCAGCAGCTACGACGAGTGTGTGGATTACATCGTATCGCAGCTTGACCTCGCCGCGCAGAATCTGCCCAAACACTTCACCGCACAGAGCGAAACCGATTACGGCCGCGTAACGCAGGCATTCTGTAAAGCCGTAAAAAGCCAGGTACTGCTCTACGCCGCCAGCCCGCAGTTCAACGGGAACACCGATTACGCCGGGTTTAAGAATAAAGACGGCAAACAGCTCATCAGCCAGCAGTACGACGCCAACAAATGGAAACGTGCTGCCGATGCGGCAAAGGAACTGATGACCGGTTTCGGCCTGGCGCTATACCGGAAAAACGATGCCGCCGGTAACTTCGATCCGTACCTCTCCACCCGCGACGTATTCCTCGACCCCTGGAACAGCGAGGTGATCTTCGCCCGCACCACCAACGGGCTCAGCGCCTGGGAAAGGTCTACCTCGCCCCGCCTCTGCAACGGGTTTGCGGCCGTAGCCGTAACGCAGCAGCTGGTGGATGAGTTCGAAATGGAAAACGGCAAAGGCATCAAAGAAGCGGGCTCCGGTTATGTGGAAACAGGTTTCTCCGCCGCCGCCACCAAATATGCGCTGAAAGGCACTTACAACATGTACGTGGGCCGCGAGCCGCGCTTTTACGTGAACGTGAGTTACAACGGCAGCCCCTGGATCAACACCAGCGAAGGCACCAAAATCATCGAGACGTACTTCACCGGCAACACCGGCAAAAAAGGCTCATGGGATTTCCCGCGCACCGGTTACATCGCCCGCAAAAACATCCATCCCAACAGCAACCCGCGCATCACGCAGTATGTGGCGCGGCCGTTCGTGATGATGCGATATGCGGAGATCGTGCTCAACTATATCGAAGCGCTGAACGAATATGCGCCCGGCAATGCGGAAATCCTCCAGTACCTCAACGAGATCCGCAGCCGCGCCGGTTTGCCCGCTGTGGCGGCCGGGTTGGGACAGGCGGACATGCGTACCAAAATCCGCCACGAAAGAAGGGTGGAGCTCTGCCTGGAGAACCTGCGTTATTTCGATACGCGCCGCTGGAAAATCGCGGAGCAGACCGACGGCGGGCCTTTCTACGGCATGAACGTGGAAGCCGGCACCAAACTTACCGACCTCGTTTTTTACCAGCGTACGGTATTCGAGAGAAGGGTGTTCCTGAAAAACTATTACCTCCATCCCATTCCCCAGTCTGAAATGGACAGGGACCCGAACCTCGTTCAGAATCCCGGATGGTAA
- a CDS encoding RNA polymerase sigma-70 factor translates to MDSSVIQIPPALMHRFKKGQEEALRELLGILGPKVLGYCKKKTGNDEDAEELLLDIFLKLWHFRDRLDPDANAEALLFTIARNHIINFMRNKALRRLSALAPEEAALQQEDSIVRKLDYNELYRQYQQVLGKLGDKQRTVFRLSREEGLSHREIADKLGISVRTVEAHIHSSLKVIRTELKDSYVLLVLLFLHQ, encoded by the coding sequence ATGGACAGTAGCGTCATCCAGATTCCACCGGCATTGATGCACCGGTTTAAAAAGGGACAAGAAGAAGCGCTCAGGGAACTGCTCGGCATCCTGGGCCCGAAAGTATTGGGGTATTGTAAAAAGAAAACAGGCAACGACGAAGACGCGGAAGAACTGCTGCTCGACATCTTTCTCAAACTCTGGCACTTCCGCGACCGGCTCGATCCGGACGCCAACGCGGAAGCACTGCTCTTCACCATCGCCCGCAACCACATCATCAATTTCATGCGCAATAAAGCGCTGCGCCGCCTCAGCGCCCTGGCGCCGGAAGAGGCTGCCCTCCAGCAGGAAGACAGCATCGTCCGCAAACTCGACTATAACGAGCTCTACCGCCAGTACCAGCAGGTGCTGGGCAAACTGGGCGACAAACAGCGCACCGTATTCCGGCTCAGCCGCGAAGAAGGCCTCTCCCACCGCGAAATCGCCGATAAACTGGGCATCTCCGTACGCACGGTGGAAGCCCACATCCACAGCAGCCTCAAAGTGATCAGAACGGAACTGAAAGATAGCTACGTGCTGCTGGTGCTGCTGTTCCTCCACCAATAA
- a CDS encoding endonuclease/exonuclease/phosphatase family protein, protein MNRLIIGAALIMAVACGKKSTPAPNNPDPGTPAPQVKVMTFNIYGARASSGAPADLAVLAKIINDEKPDLVALQEVDVFTSRTGATVHQARELAALTGMEWYFTKAIDLGGGEYGDAVLSKLPIKESRRYALPVAPNISGEFRSVAMIKVNKEGKDFYFASTHLDHLQQEDSRLLQAQELKKIAGALDLPLIMGGDLNAVPESQTMGVMRSFMNLGCLQQCPLTFPSDKPTRTIDYILTAPTGKFTVTFYNAITGYHAGKQVYASDHRPVVANVKIN, encoded by the coding sequence ATGAACAGACTCATCATCGGCGCAGCGCTCATCATGGCGGTTGCCTGCGGGAAAAAATCGACGCCGGCGCCCAACAATCCCGATCCCGGCACACCCGCGCCGCAGGTAAAGGTCATGACCTTCAACATCTATGGTGCGCGGGCCAGCAGCGGCGCTCCGGCCGACCTTGCCGTGCTCGCGAAGATCATCAACGATGAAAAGCCCGACCTGGTGGCGCTGCAGGAAGTGGACGTATTTACGTCGCGCACCGGCGCCACCGTGCACCAGGCCCGTGAACTGGCTGCGCTGACGGGCATGGAATGGTATTTCACCAAAGCCATCGACCTCGGCGGCGGCGAATACGGCGATGCGGTGCTGTCGAAACTGCCCATCAAGGAAAGCCGGCGTTATGCCCTGCCGGTGGCGCCCAATATCAGCGGCGAATTCCGGTCGGTGGCCATGATCAAAGTGAACAAGGAAGGGAAAGATTTTTACTTCGCCTCCACCCATCTTGACCATCTCCAGCAGGAAGACAGCCGGCTGCTGCAGGCGCAGGAGCTCAAAAAAATCGCCGGCGCGCTCGATCTGCCGCTGATCATGGGCGGAGATCTGAATGCGGTGCCGGAATCGCAGACCATGGGCGTGATGCGCAGCTTCATGAACCTGGGCTGCCTGCAGCAATGCCCGCTCACCTTTCCGTCAGACAAGCCGACCCGCACCATCGATTACATCCTGACGGCGCCTACGGGCAAGTTCACTGTCACATTCTATAACGCCATTACCGGATACCATGCCGGTAAACAGGTGTATGCCTCCGATCACCGGCCGGTAGTGGCCAACGTGAAGATCAATTAA
- a CDS encoding BT_3987 domain-containing protein, with amino-acid sequence MKQYIPALCCAALVLGSCGKNRDLISHISDSTAVVYMPQASRSPASFTFNRDAATAQIVYGACYGGPHAPKGDIAVKFSTSPALVGHFNTENFTTYPLMPEGSYELEQTSAVIPSGKVNTAPFNITLHLDKLDGVGGYLLPVTVQTDAKVNEKLRTTFFLVKALYTVNPFQAYDRAAFKVLNFSSEEKTGEGLANGRAIYALDGNDDTFWSTEWKAAKPGPPHHVTIDMQAEKKIHGFTFTGRMVSGAVKTTGNPKDVILETSTDGVTWSYKENFVLENTRLNTFYLAYSQQARYFRFTINTSQGDIYLTHLAEINVF; translated from the coding sequence ATGAAACAATATATTCCCGCTCTCTGCTGCGCCGCCCTTGTGCTGGGCAGCTGCGGAAAAAACAGAGACCTCATCAGCCACATCTCCGACAGTACGGCGGTGGTATACATGCCGCAAGCGTCGCGCTCGCCGGCCAGCTTCACTTTCAACCGCGATGCGGCTACCGCGCAGATCGTGTACGGCGCCTGCTACGGCGGGCCGCATGCGCCCAAAGGCGACATTGCCGTAAAGTTCTCCACCAGTCCTGCCCTGGTAGGCCACTTCAACACCGAAAATTTCACCACGTATCCGCTGATGCCGGAAGGTAGTTACGAACTGGAACAGACCAGCGCCGTCATTCCTTCCGGGAAAGTGAACACCGCGCCGTTCAACATCACCCTCCACCTCGATAAACTCGACGGTGTGGGCGGTTACCTGCTGCCGGTAACGGTGCAGACCGATGCGAAGGTGAATGAAAAACTGCGCACCACGTTTTTCCTCGTGAAGGCGCTGTACACCGTCAATCCTTTCCAGGCGTATGACCGTGCCGCGTTCAAGGTGCTCAATTTCTCGTCTGAAGAAAAAACGGGCGAGGGCCTTGCCAACGGCCGCGCCATCTACGCGCTCGACGGCAACGACGATACTTTCTGGAGCACCGAATGGAAAGCCGCCAAACCCGGCCCGCCGCATCATGTCACCATCGACATGCAGGCAGAGAAAAAGATCCACGGCTTTACCTTCACGGGCCGGATGGTGAGCGGCGCGGTGAAAACCACGGGCAACCCGAAAGACGTTATTCTCGAAACCAGTACCGACGGTGTTACCTGGAGTTACAAGGAAAACTTCGTGCTGGAGAATACCAGACTGAACACCTTTTACCTCGCCTATTCGCAACAGGCCCGGTATTTCAGGTTCACCATCAACACCAGCCAGGGCGATATTTACCTGACGCATCTTGCGGAAATCAACGTATTCTGA
- a CDS encoding SusC/RagA family TonB-linked outer membrane protein: MNSFLLRKLLHLRLLLLAMPLLALAMPAAAQNQEDRTISLSVKNAGVTDIFRAIEKQTTFRFLYDKSLETAPGKYTLTYRSITVSRLLSEIDKQTGLQFKVTGNNISVTTRGKASSAGQSNGKREITGIVRDSTGAPMIGVTIMVKDSRAGTGTDINGRYIMSVDDDAVLVFSMISYRKQEIPVSGRDKIDVVMQEASSALEEVVVVGFGAQRKVSLVGAQTTVSPKDLKQPVSNLTSSLGGRIAGMVSVQRSGELGYNDANIYIRGISTFSSGLSAPLTLVDGVPRQIGNLDPEDIESFSVLKDAAATAVYGVRGANGVILITTKSGKAGKPSYNFRYTEGMTNFTTLPSFADGATYMEMSNEALRTRGSSPQYSDEAIQKTRDGSDPYLYPNVDWFKELFNSHGRLRNANANISGGSEKAVYYIGLGFYDELGLYNIDELAKYNSSIFQKRYNVTSNITLSPSATTTVKLGISGYLNNINLPNTGVSGIFEDAYFMTPVQIPTRYPDGKIADVRSGGLSNPWASLTQAGYANQWRSQIFSNLRLTQELPFLTKGLSVTGMFSFDAYNYTSNRYTKTPDTWLATGRDVNGQLQYEQTAIGSEFLAYGKSNAGERIIYSEMALNYNRSFGKHDVSGMLLYNKNDKINTFAGDLETSMPYRYQGLAGRATYGYNNKYFVEANFGYNGSENFYPDKRYGFFPSGGLGWVLSEEKFFRPLKNIIPFFKARFSHGLVGNSQIDGRRFAYLATVASTGSYVFGKTPNNPFTGKEIGEYSVDVQWETSRKTNLGFDIRILKEALSIQVDLFREYRSGIFLRRRSLPAYIGMINAPYGNVGIIENKGIDVALNYNGYIGDVSLSMMGNFSFNRNKAIENDDPSWKYPWLNRKGQKVNQRFGYIALGLFESDKEVENSPRQTGDVRAGDIKFKDINGDGVIDSYDQVPIGYGDVPEIMYGLGFTAGYKAFAISALFQGAANVDVLLSGEGTMPFQQGLARGNLFDNITDRWTESNPNPNAFYPRLMAGSLNDNYTASTWWVKNSNYLRLKTLQLSYNLPSAWMQRLRLKSANIFLQGVNLLTFSPFKLWDVEVGNGRGAAYSSTRSYTAGIAVNF; this comes from the coding sequence ATGAATTCATTTTTACTGAGAAAGCTGCTACACCTCCGGCTGCTTCTACTGGCCATGCCTTTGCTGGCGCTGGCCATGCCGGCGGCGGCGCAAAACCAGGAAGACCGCACGATTTCACTTTCCGTGAAAAACGCCGGCGTTACCGACATCTTCCGCGCTATCGAAAAACAGACCACCTTCCGGTTCCTGTACGACAAATCGTTGGAAACGGCGCCGGGTAAATACACGCTCACCTACCGGAGCATCACCGTATCGCGGTTGCTCTCCGAAATCGATAAACAGACCGGGCTCCAGTTCAAAGTAACGGGCAACAACATCTCCGTCACCACCCGGGGCAAAGCATCTTCCGCGGGCCAAAGCAACGGCAAAAGGGAAATAACGGGCATCGTGCGCGATTCCACCGGCGCGCCCATGATCGGGGTCACCATCATGGTAAAAGATTCCCGCGCGGGCACGGGTACCGACATCAACGGGCGGTACATCATGTCGGTGGACGACGATGCGGTGCTGGTATTCAGCATGATCAGCTACCGCAAACAGGAAATCCCGGTGTCTGGCCGCGACAAGATCGACGTGGTGATGCAGGAAGCCTCCTCCGCTTTGGAAGAAGTGGTGGTAGTAGGTTTCGGGGCGCAACGGAAAGTGAGCCTCGTGGGCGCGCAAACCACCGTATCGCCGAAAGACCTGAAGCAGCCTGTTTCCAACCTCACCAGCTCGCTCGGCGGCCGCATCGCCGGCATGGTGAGCGTGCAGCGTAGCGGCGAACTGGGATATAACGATGCGAACATCTACATCCGCGGCATCTCCACCTTCTCCAGCGGCCTCAGCGCGCCGCTCACGCTGGTAGACGGGGTGCCCCGTCAGATCGGCAACCTCGACCCGGAAGACATCGAGAGTTTCTCCGTACTGAAAGATGCCGCCGCTACGGCCGTGTACGGCGTCCGGGGCGCTAACGGCGTCATCCTGATCACCACCAAATCCGGCAAGGCCGGCAAACCGAGCTACAACTTCCGCTATACGGAAGGGATGACCAACTTCACCACGCTGCCATCTTTTGCGGACGGCGCTACGTACATGGAAATGTCCAACGAAGCGCTGCGCACCCGCGGGAGCTCTCCGCAGTATTCGGACGAGGCCATCCAGAAAACCCGCGACGGCAGCGATCCTTACCTGTACCCGAACGTAGACTGGTTCAAGGAACTGTTTAACAGCCACGGCCGCCTCCGCAACGCCAACGCCAACATCAGCGGCGGCTCGGAAAAAGCGGTGTATTATATCGGGCTCGGGTTTTACGATGAACTGGGGCTGTATAATATCGACGAACTGGCGAAATACAATTCTTCGATTTTCCAGAAACGCTACAACGTAACGTCCAACATCACGCTGTCGCCCTCGGCCACCACCACCGTGAAGCTGGGCATCAGCGGATACCTCAATAACATCAACCTGCCCAATACGGGCGTCAGCGGGATTTTCGAAGACGCCTACTTCATGACGCCGGTGCAGATCCCCACCCGCTACCCGGACGGTAAAATTGCCGACGTGCGCAGCGGCGGCCTCTCCAACCCATGGGCCAGCCTCACGCAGGCAGGTTACGCCAACCAGTGGAGAAGCCAGATCTTTTCGAACCTGCGCCTCACGCAGGAGCTGCCTTTCCTCACCAAAGGGCTGTCCGTCACAGGCATGTTTTCTTTCGACGCCTATAACTACACCAGCAACCGGTACACCAAAACACCGGATACCTGGCTGGCGACCGGCCGCGACGTCAACGGCCAGCTGCAATACGAACAGACGGCCATCGGTTCCGAGTTCCTGGCCTATGGCAAATCCAACGCGGGCGAACGGATCATCTATTCCGAAATGGCGCTCAACTACAACCGCTCCTTCGGCAAACACGACGTAAGCGGGATGCTGCTCTATAATAAAAACGACAAAATCAACACCTTTGCCGGCGACCTCGAAACCTCCATGCCCTACCGCTACCAGGGCCTGGCCGGCCGCGCCACCTACGGCTACAACAACAAATATTTCGTGGAAGCGAACTTCGGGTACAATGGCTCCGAGAACTTTTATCCGGACAAGCGCTACGGTTTCTTCCCCTCCGGCGGCCTCGGCTGGGTGCTGTCTGAAGAAAAGTTCTTCCGCCCGCTGAAAAACATCATCCCCTTCTTCAAGGCCCGCTTCTCCCACGGCCTGGTAGGCAACAGCCAGATCGACGGCAGAAGGTTCGCTTACCTCGCCACAGTGGCCAGCACAGGCAGCTATGTATTCGGCAAAACGCCCAACAATCCCTTTACCGGTAAGGAAATCGGGGAATATTCGGTAGACGTGCAGTGGGAAACTTCACGCAAGACCAATCTTGGTTTCGACATCCGGATACTGAAGGAAGCGCTGTCTATCCAGGTAGACCTGTTCAGGGAATACCGCAGCGGCATCTTCCTCCGCCGCCGTTCGCTGCCGGCTTACATCGGCATGATCAACGCACCCTACGGCAACGTGGGCATCATCGAAAACAAAGGCATCGATGTGGCCCTCAACTACAACGGTTACATCGGCGACGTATCGCTCTCCATGATGGGCAACTTCAGCTTCAACCGCAACAAGGCCATCGAAAACGACGACCCTTCCTGGAAATATCCCTGGCTGAACCGCAAAGGCCAGAAGGTGAACCAGCGTTTCGGTTACATCGCCCTGGGCCTCTTTGAAAGCGACAAGGAAGTGGAAAACAGTCCGCGCCAGACGGGCGACGTGCGTGCGGGCGATATCAAGTTCAAAGACATCAATGGCGACGGCGTGATCGACTCTTACGACCAGGTGCCCATCGGCTACGGAGACGTGCCCGAGATCATGTACGGCCTTGGTTTTACCGCTGGATACAAGGCATTTGCGATATCGGCGTTGTTCCAGGGCGCGGCGAATGTAGACGTGCTGCTCAGCGGCGAAGGCACCATGCCCTTCCAGCAGGGCCTCGCACGCGGCAACCTGTTCGACAACATTACCGACCGCTGGACGGAATCCAACCCGAATCCGAACGCGTTCTACCCGAGGCTGATGGCCGGTTCGCTGAACGACAACTACACCGCCAGCACCTGGTGGGTAAAGAACAGCAACTACCTGCGCCTGAAAACGCTGCAGCTGAGCTACAACCTGCCGTCGGCCTGGATGCAGAGGCTCCGCCTGAAATCCGCCAACATCTTCTTACAGGGCGTCAACCTGCTCACCTTCTCTCCCTTTAAATTATGGGACGTGGAAGTAGGCAACGGCCGCGGCGCCGCTTATTCCAGCACCCGTTCATACACCGCGGGCATCGCTGTCAACTTTTAA